TTACAGGGAAATATTCGCTCATTTCTCTTAAGGCACTATCTGCAAAAACAATATATGGTGGGACTTTTTCTCTCTCGGATATTTCTTTTCGAAGTAAGCGCAGTATTTCAAATAAGCCGGTATCCTTAGCTGCCTTAGCTTTTCTTTTCTCAACCTTCTGATAGACTTTTTCTTGATTTTTGAGCACTGCCACAGCTTTCTCTTTTAAACGAACCACTGGAAATTGACCATCTGCAAGAGAAAGATAGTCTTCTGCCGTAAGCACGTTTATAAGGTCTCTTATCTCTTTAACAGTATATTGCTTTATTATTCCATAGGTGGATAGTTTCTCGAATCCAAGGTCCAAAACTTTTTTATTTTTAGAACCTCGTAACACCTCTGCAATTAATGTAGTACCAAACCTCTCCTTCATCCTAAGGATGCAAGAAAATATTTTTTGTGCCTCAACAGTTATATCCACCAGTTCACTTTCATCATTGCAGGTACTGCAATTCCCACACTTGTCTTCAACATTTTCTTCACCAAAATATTCTAAAATAAACTGTCTAAGACACCTAGTGGTATGTGAATAATCCACCATAGCTTGAAGTTTCTTATATTCGCTTATCTTTCTTTGCGGTGATATGGTGCTTTGTTCTATAAAGAATTTTTGAAGTAGTACATCTGCAGCAGAAAATAATAATATGCATTCACTGGGCTCTCCATCACGGCCTCCACGTCCTGCCTCTTGATAATAAGCTTCCATGCTCTTTGTTAAATTATAATGAATTACATATCGAACATTTGATTTGTCTATTCCCATTCCAAAAGCATTTGTAGCAATAATAATGTTTATATCATCATACAAAAACTTTTCTTGGTTTTGTTTCCTCTCTTCATCTCCTAGCCCTGCATGATATTTACCAACATTATATCCTTTTTTATGTAAAAGCTCATAAAGATTATCAGTTTCTTTTCTTGTAGCGGTATATATTATCCCCACTTTGTCTTTGTTATCTTCAATATATTTTAATACAAAATCTCTTTTGTTTTCTCCACGAATAACAGTAAAGCTTAAATTTTCTCTATTAAAACCAGTTACATAAACATCTGGTTGTCTTAATTCTAGTAACTTTATAACGTCTTTTCTTACGGCCTCTGTGGCTGTGGCAGTAAAGGCCGCTATAATTGGTCTTACAGGCAGTTTTCTTATCAAACTAGAAATAGCTGAATAACTAGGCCTGAAATCATGTCCCCATTGAGATACACAATGAGCTTCATCCACTGCTAAAAGCGATATTGTTAATCTATTTAACATACTACAAAAAAAATCTAATTCTAGCCTTTCAGGTGCAACGTAAAGAAGTTTAAATTCTCCCCTAGAAGTCTTATCAATTCTTTCATTAACTTCATTAATACTTAATGAGCTATTTATATAGGTGGCCGCTATACCTACACTATTTAAGGTATCTACTTGATCCTTCATAAGCGATATAAGTGGTGATATTACAAGAGTTACTCCAGGGAGAAGCAGTGCAGGTATCTGATAACAAACTGATTTTCCAGCACCCGTAGGCATTACAGCAAAAGTATCAACTCCACTTATAATACTCTGTATTACGCTCTCTTGTCCTTTTCTAAAACTATCATACCCATAATATTTCTTTAATTTTTCTTGTGCCTTACGTAACATATATTTTTACCTCTCATCCCTAATAAATTCTTATAATAGTATAACATTATTTTTAAAACTTTGTACCGATATGGTGACGAACTTTGTATTTCTTGTAAGCAAAAAATCTATTCATAATAATTTTCGCCAATTTTATAAATTTAAAACATAGTTAGCACTAAACTTTCATCCAATAATATATATATAAATAATATAACACAATAAAAAAGTATATATTACGTAAAATGCATGTGATGATGCACTAGGTAATATATACTCTTTTTTACTTGCCTATTATTATTTTGTTTTTAAAAAAAAGATCATTAAAATCATTTGCCATAATTACATCATTTGAAATTGTATATAGCATTTCATCTATAAATAAAATTCTTTGAATATTCCTATCATAACCGCTTACATACCCGTCTATATTTACATCTGTAGGTAACAGGTGAGTTATGGTGCCACGAAGTTTAAATCCATTTACTAAATCAATATTGTATACATAGGCCCCTTGAAATACTTGTTTACTATAAATACCTTTATTTTCAACATTTCCTCCATTTATCATAACAGAGATTGGAAAGGCTAAAATATTCATATCCTTTGAAAATAATAGTGCTTTGTGATTATATATTGCCTCAGAGGAAGTTCCAGCGTCACCGATAACAGTACTAAATTTCTCCTTTGGATTTTTATAATCAGCAACATCAAATAGAGATAATTTAACACCACTCTCAGTAACTCTGCCATCTACCTCCTGTGTATCCTTGCCTATGCCTATAATATGATTTTCATCATAAGGCTGAAGGTAACTACTATATCCTGGTATTTTTAGTTGTCCCAAAATAGATGGATTACTTGCATCCTTTAAATCAATAACAAAAAGAGGATCAATATTTTTATAGGTAACTACATATCCCTTATCTCCCATAAATCTCACAGAATAAATCTTTTCTCCTATAGCCATATCTTCAAGTTTGCCTTTGAGTTTTAATTCCGCATCTAAAATATAAACATTGTTCTTACTACCCACTTCACCATTTGCATTCCATGCTGAGTTAGTAGTTGTTGCAATTCTAAAATAGTTATTATTCTCATCCATTGAAAACTGATTTAATACGGTTCCGTTTACTTGTCCCTTTGCCATAAATTCAAATTTACCATCTTTAAGTTGAAATTTATATATATTAGTTTTATCCACTGCTGCCACCTTCTCTGGCATCAATGTATTATTAATATATCTATTGTTATCCTCTGCTGATATATATAGATTTTCCTTAGACATATATATGTTGCCACCACCACCTAGACATGTATAAATCGTTGCAGGTGTTTTCACATTTTCTAAATTCATCGCTGTAAGTATCATATAGCTAGACTTTATAGAATTTTTTAAATAATGAATATCCGCATAATCAATGTTTATATATCCATCTCCTACTGCAGTATCAACATAACTAGGGGTAATCTTAGCTATATTTTCACTATAATAGTTTAAATAATCATTAGAAACAAGATATAACATATCTCCTATTTTTCTTGTAGCCATTGCATTTCCATCCACTTCTACTTTTCTAATTTGTTTTATATTATTTATATCCCTTATATCATAAACTATCACTCTAACAGTGTTTTTCCATAAAAACGGCCTAGCTATCATAGCTACATCTTTAGTATTTATTGCGCTTTGTGTTTCATTAGCTTTAACTCTGGCATCATTGGGCTTTTGCAATGAATCATTATAATTACAATTGTACCTACCACAGGTAAATCCGTTACCGCACTAGATACTGTAAAATCCATTTCCAAATTATTTTTCAAAAGTTTATTACCTGTCCCATTTTCAATGAAACTATTTATATAAATTGTATATTTTTCACCTACTGAGTATTTTTTACTTGGAATAAGCTGCACACTTTTTTTATCCTCATTTAGCTGTAGTGTGATGTTTATTTCAATGCCTTTTGAATCTTTAATAAAAATATTATCCTTCACAATAGTTTCAGCGTTTAATGCTTCATTGAAAATCACTGTCCATATTTTATCGCAAGGAACGCTCGCTTTCATAGGCAATTTCACAGTATCATTTATACTTGTGGCTAAACCTATGGTTGGAAAACCAAATAAAAATACTAAAATAAGAATGGCAACCTTTTTATAATATCTACTTATTTTTTTCACTGATTTCCTCCTCTTTTTTATAGGATCTTTAATAATTCGCAGATAATATTCACCTTATTATATACTTTTTTACTTATATATGCTTAATTTGTATATTTATTACTTTTGTATTATATACGGTTATAAATCTCATATAGTTGCAATAAAACAGGGTAAAAACTTAATTTCGTAATATATATTTTAAAACCTGAAAACCAATATAAATCAATTCAAAAAAATAGACTTATTCTTTCATTTCACAATGTAAAAAAATAAAAGAATAAATCTATAGTAAATCAATTGTGTTTTAATCCCAAAACATTTTCAGCTATAGCTAAAACTTCATCAAAATAAAAAGGCTTAGTAAGGTATTTATCACATAATACGTCGTTGCCTCTATTTTTATCTTCTGTTTGTCCCTTTGCAGTTAGAAGTACTATGTAAGTATGGAGTAGCTTTAATTCTTTTTTCACTATATTACATACCTCATAACCATTTATTTCAGGCATCATAATATCTAAAAATACCAAATTTGGTCTCTCACTTATTATTATACCAAGTGCTTTCTTTCCATCGTCTGCAAGAAGTATTTCTACCCCCTGGTCTTTGAATTCTTCAAGTATTTCCTCTAATAATAACCTATTATTGACTTCATCATCTACTATTAGTATCTTTTTCATTTTCACCCCTCAGCTTTTACCATTACATATTAATCACATTACATATCGATTATTTTTTTAAAATCCTTAACGTAGTGTCTACTCACAGGCACTTCTTCTTTCCCTCCTTCTATTTTCAATATAAAAGTACTATTAAACCAAGGAACTATTTTATGAATTTTATCT
This DNA window, taken from Clostridium estertheticum, encodes the following:
- the recQ gene encoding DNA helicase RecQ, which encodes MLRKAQEKLKKYYGYDSFRKGQESVIQSIISGVDTFAVMPTGAGKSVCYQIPALLLPGVTLVISPLISLMKDQVDTLNSVGIAATYINSSLSINEVNERIDKTSRGEFKLLYVAPERLELDFFCSMLNRLTISLLAVDEAHCVSQWGHDFRPSYSAISSLIRKLPVRPIIAAFTATATEAVRKDVIKLLELRQPDVYVTGFNRENLSFTVIRGENKRDFVLKYIEDNKDKVGIIYTATRKETDNLYELLHKKGYNVGKYHAGLGDEERKQNQEKFLYDDINIIIATNAFGMGIDKSNVRYVIHYNLTKSMEAYYQEAGRGGRDGEPSECILLFSAADVLLQKFFIEQSTISPQRKISEYKKLQAMVDYSHTTRCLRQFILEYFGEENVEDKCGNCSTCNDESELVDITVEAQKIFSCILRMKERFGTTLIAEVLRGSKNKKVLDLGFEKLSTYGIIKQYTVKEIRDLINVLTAEDYLSLADGQFPVVRLKEKAVAVLKNQEKVYQKVEKRKAKAAKDTGLFEILRLLRKEISEREKVPPYIVFADSALREMSEYFPVNKKEMLNIKGVGESKLNKYGEEFIEVIKKYMSENNIEFKKEILYNEEVDITALNEFGVEQKDENEDKVPSYVITYNMYKEGKSIKDIILERQLKSLTVQDHILKCAYEGFEVNLDDFIPKDHEALIIEVIEKIGASKLKPIKDALPKEVDYLAIKAAIFKHSNNKIS
- a CDS encoding beta-propeller domain-containing protein — encoded protein: MQKPNDARVKANETQSAINTKDVAMIARPFLWKNTVRVIVYDIRDINNIKQIRKVEVDGNAMATRKIGDMLYLVSNDYLNYYSENIAKITPSYVDTAVGDGYINIDYADIHYLKNSIKSSYMILTAMNLENVKTPATIYTCLGGGGNIYMSKENLYISAEDNNRYINNTLMPEKVAAVDKTNIYKFQLKDGKFEFMAKGQVNGTVLNQFSMDENNNYFRIATTTNSAWNANGEVGSKNNVYILDAELKLKGKLEDMAIGEKIYSVRFMGDKGYVVTYKNIDPLFVIDLKDASNPSILGQLKIPGYSSYLQPYDENHIIGIGKDTQEVDGRVTESGVKLSLFDVADYKNPKEKFSTVIGDAGTSSEAIYNHKALLFSKDMNILAFPISVMINGGNVENKGIYSKQVFQGAYVYNIDLVNGFKLRGTITHLLPTDVNIDGYVSGYDRNIQRILFIDEMLYTISNDVIMANDFNDLFFKNKIIIGK
- a CDS encoding two-component system response regulator, with translation MKKILIVDDEVNNRLLLEEILEEFKDQGVEILLADDGKKALGIIISERPNLVFLDIMMPEINGYEVCNIVKKELKLLHTYIVLLTAKGQTEDKNRGNDVLCDKYLTKPFYFDEVLAIAENVLGLKHN
- a CDS encoding Ig-like domain-containing protein, with product MKKISRYYKKVAILILVFLFGFPTIGLATSINDTVKLPMKASVPCDKIWTVIFNEALNAETIVKDNIFIKDSKGIEINITLQLNEDKKSVQLIPSKKYSVGEKYTIYINSFIENGTGNKLLKNNLEMDFTVSSAVTDLPVVGTIVIIMIHCKSPMMPELKLMKHKAQ